The genome window gtgatccccgaaGGGGATTTATCCCCATGGAAAATAGGGATGGAGAAGAAATACCCCGCAAGCATTTGTGGGGATCCTGCAAGGATTTTTTTTGTCGCGGAAACGGGAATGGAGAGCTAAAACCTGACAGAGAATTCCCCGTGCATCCCTATTCCAGATCTTTTCCCGTGCCCAGGTTAAAAAGAGTAACGAAAATTACAATCTTACAGAAAGGGACATCGTCAGTCGTCACAACACCTCATCGGCTTTTGTCAACGCTTTACACCAAACTATCCATGAGGGAAATTACCAGTAATGAGAACTCAGTCATAAGCCTGCTCCTATATAAACTGTATTTTATCCACAGACTGCCAGTTCTACTGTCAGATCAACATCTCCATTCAGCACCTTGAGCACGGAACAGCTGTGTCGACAAGATTACAATCCAAATCCCACCACATGAGCAGCTTCCTCAGACGAGCACACCAAAAACGGGTCAGCAAACAACCCTCCATATGTAATTCAGGCATGTGAACCACAGGTGCTGCTCTAACGGATCTGGTTCACCCTGCTAAACCAGACTGAGTGTAGTATCATGTGGAAAATGTCATACTTGACAGGATTCGGATGCCACATAAAATGCTTCTGCACCCTTTTCACGTTTGCCTGAAGGGTTATGTATCGACTCTCGGGTATTGCCAACAAGATTTGCTTCAGCTTAGGTACATCGCTTTCTGGTACGACAACAGAGAACGTACTCCAGTTGAGTGCGGCATCAAACGGGAGAACAAAATGGTCAGCGATTATTACTGGAACACACTCATAATATATTGCCTCCACTATTCTCGGGCTATTTACCTCATACCCCATGGGACAGATGCAATACTTGCTTGACTTCATATGCTGAACGTAATTTCTCTTCCTGGTGATTCGGTGTGGCAGCCTACTATATATTCTCATATCATCATCCTTGTTTCCCCAATACTTGAGAAGTACAGGTCGAACTCGACCATGCATCTGCCCTGCAAAGAAGGCCAGGATAGTCCTCTGCGCAGCTGGTCTTCCTCCAATATCTCTTAGAGGTCTTCTTGGTGACCTAAGGAATGTTTCTGGAAGGGAAACATCTTTTCCACGGATAAAAAATCCTTCAGAGAGATCTGCATTGCAGAGAGCTTTAATAGTGTTCTTCCGCAATTCATCATGCAATTTTGTTGTGTAAGGCCCCTGAAAGAAGATACAATGTCAAGTACAAAAAAATTTTAATTTTCCAAATTAAATCTGTTTTTCTCCTTGACAGTTTATCAAACTTTTCTAAAAAAAGTTGATAAAAAACCAGTAAAAAAGGTATTGGTTAAAATCCATAGTTTACATGATGGTCATTCAAGGAAGAAAAAATGCAGTGGAGAAAACATACCCAGTCATGGCAAGCAACAAAGAAATGATCAGCTCCTTTTGTCCTATTCCAATATGGGTACTTGGCCGAGATAAGGTCAATGTAATTTTTAACAAAGATAGACAGTGGCTCAATTGTATTTGAGCCAGGCACATAAAGGTTATGCTCCAGTTGACGAGAGCTATATGGAAGATAGAATAAATGGGCTGTATTTGGATCTCTCACAACAAAATTCTGGTTTGTCTCCATCAATTTCATAAACCATCCCTCAGACGCATAGATACCTTTCAACTCTGGGGAATGGAAAATAGGTTTTGCTCCATCATGATATATGAAAACCTTAAGAAGTCTCTCCATCAGTTCATAACTCCTGGAAGCATGAGTCGAACACATTTAATAAACCAACCACTGAAATGAAACAGCCAATGCACAGTAGAGTCCAGCACATAAACATCAGTGTGATAAGTTAGAAAACACAATGTGTCATATTAGGAACATAAGTTATCATTGCAGTTGCAGCTTCATTTTATTAGGAACTGCTCACATGCTACTGATCACCCAATATACAGTTGGTTGGCAGGATTGTACATCACAAAAGGCAATGCCATAAGTAAAGAAGTTACTCCAATAAATGATCATGGCGTCGGCCAAAATTAGTTCTGTTTTTTTTTAAGACAAGGATAAAGAAGAATGTTGTTAAACACATGGTTATGCATTTGTTTTTTTTTTGGAAAAGAATTATGTAACGTACCAATCACAAGAGAGACAATATGAAGCCTAGCCAGTTCCTTACCTTTTAAAGATGGATACATTCCGGAACAAGGGTGCATAAAGATCAGGGTCATCTGAGGTCAATGGTGCATTAGTGATTTCTTTCTTTGCATATATAAGCTCTTCATCAGCTGCTGTTGACCAAAGAGGCGCCTGCTAAATTGACAAGGTAAGAGAAGTATTCTTACAATTTTTACTCCTAATAATAAGAATTGAAACCACATCCTAAAAGAGGTAAAGCATCAACCTCTGGCGTTACAGGGAGAACAGATTTGGTATCCATGACATTTTCTCCATTGACATCAGAACTCATTGTAGGCAAACCACTAAAAATGGGCTTCACAGGTAAGAAGGTTATAAGAAAAATAAATATGTCAGTTGCTACAGGAAAATTTCACCCATGATTAGTTAGATATGTACCTCTTCTTTGAGAAAAGGGGATGACTCCTTTGGCGGATTTCTCTGAAGTGTCATTAGAAGCTATTGAGAAAACATGGCTTCCTAATTGCATCAAGTTGAAACAAACATGACATGCAAAAAGAAATCCATGCAGTGATATGTCAACTTTTGTAGTGATCCATACCTTTATATCAGGATGTTCGGGTTCCTCCATTGAACCATCATAAAAAATTTCTGCAGGTGAAGATGAAGGGGCCAGGAACATAGAGGGGGCTGCTGCTGGAGCAATCCTAGCTGACAAATTAATCTGCAAAAACAATTAGTGTGTTTTCTATACTTGTTTCAAAAGTACCCATTCGGCTGATTTAATTCACATTGAGAATAAAAGATATTTTTACAACTTGTCACTAAATCAAAATTAGTCTTGATTCCCAAAAATTCTCTTAAAAAGCTACCACGATTGTACCAGGGTTTACACCTATTTGTAATCGAGACTTTAAAGTTTCAAATGGCTGTCGATCTGCAATTAAAATTCCTGGCAAGTTGTTCAGATTTCTCTAATTACAGCAAATTCCCACAGTATGCAAACACTATTTAGCCGTTAAAAGGATGATATTTCCTTTCCAAGCCTCATCATAACGAAAGCACCAATGTTAAATTATGAAAAACGAAAAACCAGCACCCACCTCGCCGAAGGAAGAAAGCGGCGCTTCGGATGGCGACGACGTCGAGGCGGCGGGGCCCGCGAAGCTTCCGGCCACGACTGCGGCCGCCACTGTCTCCTTGCGGGTATCCCCAGGGAGGGGTCCTAAGAGATAGGAGCGCCATCGGCTGGGGTCCTccgtggcaggggcggcggccagGAGGAGCGCGAGCGCCGCGACAACGGCGCAGGCGGCGACTACGCGGCGCCAGGAGAGGAGCTTGCGCGCCGCAGGAGGATGCGACGgattggtgtggtggtggtgCGGCATTGCGTACGCTGCGGGCACGGGAGAAGTGGTACGGACGGCGGTGCTTGGAGGAGAGTCGTGCGGCCGTAGTAGAAGTGTAGAACTGTAAAAGGACGGTGACGTCGGCGAGGTGTTCCTCTGACGTTTCCGTGTGTCTCCGGGACTCGGCCAGACAGCCGGTTGCTCAAAGGTCCGTCAGTCAGTCTTTGAATCTTCGTTTTTTTTCTCGGTACTTGGTTCATATTATATAGAGCAAGCATTTTTTTTACAAATGACACCAGTAATTAAAATCCAATTGAGCCCACATGAAAGAATTCAAACAGGCCCCAAAAGAAATGTGTGTCTATCGGATCCTTTCTTTCTTGAGAATAAAGGAGTATTCATCCATTAAGCCCCACTTTAGATTACAAATTGCTAGTTAGGTTTATTATGGTATAACTTGTTTATCTAAGTATGTTCTAGGCTAAACATGGTGCCTATATTTTTAAAATTCTTTCGTTGGTAGTCACGAGTACGTCGATAACAAGGTGAGTGTGAGTTCTTAAATTTTAAGATTCATTAATTCAATATTTCGGATTTGCTTACAGTGATAAATGATGAGTACCCATATCCACCCTCTCAACATAATGTAACTCCACAAGACTACCCCTTCATAACTTAAATCATTCGAATAAGGGCTTGAAAGCTACATCCACTGTGTATGCTCATATGCTCCAATGGAAATGATCCTCATCAAGCGTAGGACCCTTGTCCAACCTCTCGAGAGACACTTCGACACGTGAGgaagatttgaatttgaaaagacAATATTTGTGTGCTTAGAAGACGACCTTCTAGAACATGGTTGAAGTAGTTTGTTGAATCATGAAAATGAGATGGGCACAAACATAATTCATTGGCTCTTTTGATCTATAAAGGGCACGAACAGAATTCATTGGTTCTTTCGATCAACCAAAAGCAGATACTCTTGGAATTGATCAAATATTGGTCTTGTTAGGTTAGGACTGATGTTTACCAATTGGAACACAATTTACACTAGTTAGATGTGGATTCCTAACAATCTTAGTGTAAGGAAAATGGGTAGGGGCCCATTGGTAgttaagttttggtgtttgatgattagcaTAAATATTTAGACTAATATTGTTTGCTAGTGTCTTTGATTATAATTCAAAGGATGCAAAGTAAACATGGACAAAGGCAAAGGTGTGATCTAGATGATCAACCCCTCAATAAAGATATTAGAGGACTCATTGAAGACATACAATAGCATACAAGGATCCAAGGCAAAAGATGAAACCAAGACAGACGCAAAGACCACAAAGAAATGAAGCAAGAAAAGGGTTGAACATGCATCGAGTCGAAGCAAGAAACCATCCCGAGAGGCATTAGACCATATCATCTTAGCTAACTCTAGCCAATAAAAGAACATGAGTGTTAGACCAAGACATCAGACCAGTAGTGGAAATGGCATCAGACCATATGGTCACATTGTTCATGCTCAGGAGGAGCATTAGATCGTTCCTGCATGAGAACGTCAAACCATCTAGGTGAAGTTCGACAATGGATAGTGAAGTTTCAGAGAAGGAAACGGGTTATTGGACTGTTTCGATGGTAAGCATTGGATTATACGCCATAGTGCACGACCCAAATGGTCGACAATGACTAGTGCTAACATAGTACTAGCGGTGTAGCCATTGAGATGTGTTGGGCCCTAACACAATGGTTTGATGTGTACCCACCGAATGGTCCGATGGTATGCAGAGTTGGCTATTAAGGGTGCAACAACTATATCTCTTCTTAGGGGTTATAAATAAGACCTTGATTGATCATTTGAGGTGTGTGGGAGCTAATAAATAAgacccctttagaagtttatgaaggttcttcatcccaacatgtggtagacgacgatgccacagccaactcATGTTGGTCTTagcgattaaacatgcatctaggttGGCATTCTCTTTTGTAAAATAAACCAAataaagcttgtcgtctaatacacctttaaaagctaatgaaccatcactctttCTAAAGATagttacatcaatatttgtaaataaacaattataacccatatgacataaCTGGCTAACGGAAAATAAATTATAACCAAACGATTCTACCAAaaagacattagaaattgagtgctcgctAGTGATCGCTATCTTACCTAAcccctttaccttgccttggttcccatttccaaagatgatcgtgttatgggaatccttattcttgacataggaagagaacatcctcttctccaccgtcatgtggtttgtgcactcgctatcaataatctagcttaagccctcggatgcataaacctgcaagttgAATTTAGGCTTGGGGTTTAGGTATGTTGGGTCCTGTcaggttagttacataagactctgGTCCTAAATGCAAGTCTTACCTTTCTTGCATTTAGGTCCCACATTAGAAGCAACAACTCTACCATTTTTGCAAtaaagcacataggaagcatcaacagTAGAATATGAAATATAATGAGATGCATTCCTAGTATTAGGCGCATAAGAAACATTATGAGCATGGCGCCTAGGTCTACTTCTACCATgagcatatgaagaactagaagatgCAATCATGTTATGAGAAGCAAAAGTAGCATCATGACACACATAATAGACAAAATGATCAATACAagcatcatgatgaacatttctaacattcttaacatgagcatataCATAAGCATGGTCCTTCTATCATGAGGAGAATGTGAACTACTGACCATATGTGCCTTCCCCTTCTCCTTAATGAAGTTGGGGGCCTTATGGCTCTTTGTGTCCATGGCTCCCCCATAGAAGCCAAGATCACTCTTAATGGAGAGATgtataccaatggtgtaggcatccctagtaaATTTAATCTTTCCTAGTTTACCATTAGCATTTTTAACTTGAacacaattttagcattcaagTTATCAATCAAAGCAACATTTGCAACACATGAATAAATATCTatgtccttgcatctattgcaaattgaaACATGTTCTAAGGATGAACTAGCAACACTCAATTTTCTAGCCTAGCATTCAAATCATTATTTGCTATTTTGaggctagaaatccaagaatgacaTGAAGGCGGCTCAATTTTTTCTAGCCTAGCATTCAAATCATAATTTTCAAAGCAAGAAATTTTTctacctctacaaacttatcatgttcctcataaattaattcttctttctttctattaatctattcttatcattcaaggcatcaatcaactcattaattttatcaactttGGATATATCTGAGCCCATAAAAAGATCACTATAGTCTACATCATCATCAaactcatcatcgctagaagaagtaTGTTTAGGGGTTTCACGTGTATATACCTTcttcttagccatgaggcacgcaTGACGCTCGTTAGGGAaaagagaagacttgttgaaggtgaAGGTAGCGAGTCCcttgttgtcggagtcggaggaggagtccgagtcccactccttgccaatgtgcgcctcgcccttcttcttcttatagaatttcttcttttttttcttccccttcttgtcttgtTCCTAGTCATTCTCAttactaggacatttagctatgaaatgactagtcctaccgcacttgaagcagaagTGTTTCCCCCTTGACCTGTTCTTGTTGGAGTAGTCTTGCATCCCTTGAGTGCAATCTTAAAGCGCTTGatcataagcgccatctcatcttcattgaggtcggctgcctcaatttgcagAATCTTATTGGGGAGCGCATCCTTATTGTTTTTCACTTTGAGAGCGTCGGGTTGCACTTCGTTGTAGTGGAGAAGAGGCCCATTGGCGACATTGTCAATGTACCTCACCTTCTTggccatcatacgcccgctcataAATTTTCTAAGAATCTCCTCGGGTgttatcttggtgtacctggggttctcacaaATCAAGTTCATAAGattaggatcaagaatggtaaatgaccttagcattagtcgcacGACGTCGTGATctatccatcttgtgcttctgtATTTCTAgatttggttcaccaaggtcttgagcctgttataCATTTCAGTTCGCTCTTCACCTATCTTCATGGCGAACCTCCCAAGTTCACCTTTGAAGGGGATAATTCAGGTGAGATCGTGGTGCACGCCAAGGAGCATGGAGGGTGAAGGGGATAATTCAAGTGAGAACACGGTCAGTTAGCCATCTCAATTCATTGCTTTGGTGCGCATGTGATAGAATTTGGGGGAAATATTCTGCTAACTTTGTCTTCTTAAGATTGTTCTATGCTTTTGATGGTCTTTAACAACAACTTCTACACGTGAGATGTTTCTTTTTGCTACAAGCTAACTTTATGTCTTACCTAACTTACAGATTTCTACACATTGTTTGATGAACTTTTGTATCCTGTCTTTTTCTTTCATATCTTTCGATTGATATTCTTTAAATTACTCTTTAGTTACTACTACAACCTAACTTAGTGTtctgatatttcaacttttgtgtGTGGTTTCATCTTTGTGTTGCAAGCCGCTATGCATATCTTCCCAGGATGCCAATACCTGTAAATGTAAATTTTCACATAAGTATGCTAAAATGTGAAGGTTGTAATGTCAGGTGTCAAGATCTATTTGTAATTTTTATCTGAAGAAACCAGAGCATAGCTTGGACCCCTTGTTTCGGCAAGTTGCCCAACATATTGCATTGAAGAGGCCAACTCTCAGTGCTGAACCATCAGTTCAAGTACGCAAGCTGAAACCATACGACATATTTCTAATATTTGCTTCAGATGGTCTTTGGAGCACCTCAACGATGATGTTGCGATCCAAATTGTGTTCAAGAACCTGAGAACTGTAAGTGACTGTTTCACTATAGGGCTTTCCTCTATGCTCGCGTCGTTTGCAGTCTGACTATTGAGTGTCTTCACGAACTATTTCAAGGGATAGCCATCATCAGATTGGTGAAGGCTGCCTTAAAGGAGGTGGCAAGGAAGAGGGAGGTCAGGTACTGTGACCTAAGGACGATCGATATAGGGGAATGAGGTGGCATTTCCACGACAACATTAGTGTCATTATAGTCTACCTTGATCGCCATCATGGGAGACAACAGGTTCTAGAGTTGCTACGTCATAATCAGCTGCAGACGGGTTTCCCTCTGTTCCTTATTTCTTGCATTGATTGATTGTAAATAATTGTGTAACATGGTCTCTCATGtcgagtttgtgatccaaattatgcatatatggaGACCGTGTTGGTGAGCAGAACGAAGGCCCATCGCGCGGGAGGCTTGGGCCAGAGCGTAGCGGCGCAAACTGGCCCATCGGCCAGTAGCCTTGCACACCAGGGGTGCAGGGGAACCTAATTATGGTTTGTTGTGCATCGTCATTTTACTCCTCTTGTAAGTCGTCGTCTACTGGCGGCGTTTTGTAAACACTCCACATGTAGTGAAAATTTCGCCTGGCTGGTGCCCGTGGTTTTTCCTTTCGCATTGAAGAGGTTTTCACGTAAATGTGTGTGTCGTGCTCTGTGATTTGTTGGTTGATCTACTTTGTTTTTTCTTGTGGTTTCTGCTAACATCTCATATTGTGTAAACGAGTTTCCCTCCATGCGTTATTTCTTGCCTTATTTTACCTTCGTGCAACAAACAAATACGAGTGCACGTGATGTACAACCACCAAATTTTAGGCAAGGTGGATCCCTTCCTATATTTTCCTCTGCTCTGTTTCCTTGAATGTGTGAATCTCTTTCCTTCCCAAATTTCTTCATTGATGGAAGGTGTAAATCGCCAGTGTCCTCACCGGCTATAAATGGAGCCACGCCGATCTCCCTCTCTATCTGCTCTCTCTCTTTTCGCACCTCCAGAATTTGTAACCTATCACAAAAGCTTCTCAGGTAATTGTGTTGAATTTGTGATCTATCAGAGTACGAATCTCACATGAGTTGAATGGTGGTTATCTATTTGATGTTTCTTGTGTTTTTTATTCCCTTGACTATTCGAGACACCAATGATTACATGCTTCAGGTTTCTTTCGTTAAGAATATCGCAATAGAATTCTAACTACTGAGTTTTGGATTATTTTTTGGCTTACTCTGGGGCACATATTGTAGTCGCCGGTGCCTACTCTCGGCAGAAACATGATTGATCACGCATATTTGGGCCAGGCTTATCCATGTTAGCGTCCAAGAAATAACACACACAGGGATTCACTACTGCGACACTGACACTGACATCCCTCTGTGCATTATTTATAATAATATTTGGGTCATCGTATTTATATTAATATTACATATTTATATCGTTTTGTATCTATGTTTAGTCATGGATTTTGCCGTCATCATTGTAATCATGTTCCGTGGCATCGCATGGGCACGTACCTAGTCCACACTTAGATAAGGTCTTCAACACTCATGAAACCAAGATATGCACTGTCCTAGAGCACAAAAACCGACTGAAATAATACTTCCCatcttccacaatcacatcaatctCGACAATGCTATCAGACGTATTTGCAAGTACAGCCTCACACCAAGAATATAGTAACCGGAAGCTCTCCTCCCAAGTGACAAACAAATCTTTTAGAGCCTTCTCTTTACCCTTCCAAATAGTGTCATATGCAATTGTCACATtatgagtgaaagggaaatagggtcaaaccttttcctaaatgattttggtggttgaattgaccaacacaaattattggactaactagtttgctctagattataagttctacaggtgccaaaggttcaacacaaaccaataaaaagtacaagaaagggttcaaataaaaagagcaaaagacaaccgaaggttgccctggtctggcgcaccggactgtccggtgcaccagggagaatcactccgaacttgtcaccttcgggtttctggaattgcccttcgctataattcaccggactgtccggtgtagcaccggactgtccggtgtagcaccggactatccggtgtgccaagcagagtaacggctactgcgccaacggtcgactgcaaaagtgaacagtgtcaACTGCGCGTGTAGagttagagcaggcgccagatggcgcaccagacagtgaacaggacctgtctggtgcaccactggactgtccagtggcccacatgtcagaagctccaacggtcgaaccctaacggttgggtgacgtggctggcgcaccggacagtgtccggtgcgcccttcgacagcagtcttccccaacggccactttggtggttggggctataaatacccccaaccaccaacacttcaaagtatctaagttttcagccaacacattcaatacaagagctagtgcattcaatacaagacacaaatagagtgaatcaaaatctctccaagtctcaattccactcaaagcattagtgactagaagagagagttttgttgtgttcttttgagctcttgcacttgaatctcttttcttcttcccatttcttgttctcaactcacttgtaatcaaagcaagagacatcaagttgtggtggtccttgtagtggactaagtgtcacgtttgattgaagagaaaaactcctttactttccgtcccactaggcaaaccaccagtttttgacggtgaagactattgtatgtggagtgataaaatgaggcaccatctaacctcactccacgctagtatttgggacattgttgagtttggtgcacaggaaccatccgtgggggatgaaggctatgactcggacgaggtagcccaaatccagcatttcaactcccaagccaccactatactcctcgcctctctaagtcgagaggagtataataaggtgcaagggttgaagagtgtcaaagagatttgggacgtgctaaagaccgcgaacgaaggagacgaggtgaccaagatcaccaagagggaaacgatcgagggggagctcagtcgcttcatgcttcaccaatggGAGGAGCCATAAGCCATGtaaaaccggctcaagaccttggtgaaccaagtgcgcaacctcgggagcaccaaatgggatgaccatgaaatggtcaaggttattcttagatcactcgtttttcttaatcctactcaagttcaattaattcgtggtgatccaagatataaactaatgtctcccgaggaagtgataggaaagtttgtgagctttaaactcatgatcaaaggctccaagcaaatcatcgagcgaggcgccacctctacacccgaggtgcaacctgtcgccttcaaagcgacagaggagaagaaggaagagtatacgtcaagtaggcttcccatcgacgcctccaagctcgacaatgaggagatggctttaatcatcaaaagctttcgccaaatcctcaagcaaaggaaggggaaagattacaagcctcgttccaagaaggtttgctacaagtgtggtaagcccaatcactttatagcaaaatgtccattatcaagtgatactgacaggggcgacgacaagaagggaagaaggaaggagaagaagaagtattacaagaagaagggcggtgatacccatgtttgccgggagtgggactccgatgagagctccaccgacgaggacgccgcaaacatcgccgtcaacaagggccttctcttccccaatgtcggccacaagtgcctcatggcaagggacggcaaaaagaaggtaaaatctagagcctccactaaatatgcaacatctagtgaggaggataactctagtgatgatgaggataacttgttagccctttttgccaacctcaacatgcaacaaaaagaaaaattaaatgaattaataggagctattcgtgagaaggatgaactcttggatagccaagagaacttccttattaaagaaaacaagaagcatgttaaggtcaaaaatgcttatgctcaggaagttgaaaaatgtgaaaaattaactagtgagttaagtacttgccatgatattatctcaaaccttagaaatgaaaatgcaaaattaattgctaaggttgagaagttagatatttgtgatgattcaattgttaatcttagaaatgataatgataatttgattactaagattgacaaattgaatgcgtctctcactagccttaaaattgagaatgaaaaattaattgctaaggctaaagaattaaatATTtacaatgatgttatttccaatattaaaaatgaaaatgtcatgttacatgctaagattgatgaattaaatgtttgcaaaccctctacatctaccattgagcatgttactatttgtactagatgtagaaatataatattgatgatattcatgatcacctagctttaattaaacatcaaaatgatcacatagctcaacttagtgctaagattaatgaacatgacttagaaaatgaaaaatttaaatttgctagaagcatgctctatagtgggagacgctctggcattaaggatggcattggcttccaaaaggtagacaatgtcaagcttaatgctcctaaaagattgtctaactttgttaagggcaaggttcCCATGGcttaggataatgagggttacattttataccctgccggttatcccaagcacaaaattaggagaattcactctaggaagtctcactatggctctcatcatgcttttatgtataagagtgaggcatctagttctaggcaatccactcatgccaaattgcctaaaaagaaatctcctattgcatcaaatgatcataacatttcattcaagacttttgatgcatca of Zea mays cultivar B73 chromosome 8, Zm-B73-REFERENCE-NAM-5.0, whole genome shotgun sequence contains these proteins:
- the LOC103634736 gene encoding probable glycosyltransferase At5g03795 isoform X8, whose translation is MSSDVNGENVMDTKSVLPVTPEQAPLWSTAADEELIYAKKEITNAPLTSDDPDLYAPLFRNVSIFKRSYELMERLLKVFIYHDGAKPIFHSPELKGIYASEGWFMKLMETNQNFVVRDPNTAHLFYLPYSSRQLEHNLYVPGSNTIEPLSIFVKNYIDLISAKYPYWNRTKGADHFFVACHDWGPYTTKLHDELRKNTIKALCNADLSEGFFIRGKDVSLPETFLRSPRRPLRDIGGRPAAQRTILAFFAGQMHGRVRPVLLKYWGNKDDDMRIYSRLPHRITRKRNYVQHMKSSKYCICPMGYEVNSPRIVEAIYYECVPVIIADHFVLPFDAALNWSTFSVVVPESDVPKLKQILLAIPESRYITLQANVKRVQKHFMWHPNPVKYDIFHMILHSVWFSRVNQIR
- the LOC103634736 gene encoding probable glycosyltransferase At3g07620 isoform X1, yielding MPHHHHTNPSHPPAARKLLSWRRVVAACAVVAALALLLAAAPATEDPSRWRSYLLGPLPGDTRKETVAAAVVAGSFAGPAASTSSPSEAPLSSFGEINLSARIAPAAAPSMFLAPSSSPAEIFYDGSMEEPEHPDIKLLMTLQRNPPKESSPFLKEEPIFSGLPTMSSDVNGENVMDTKSVLPVTPEQAPLWSTAADEELIYAKKEITNAPLTSDDPDLYAPLFRNVSIFKRSYELMERLLKVFIYHDGAKPIFHSPELKGIYASEGWFMKLMETNQNFVVRDPNTAHLFYLPYSSRQLEHNLYVPGSNTIEPLSIFVKNYIDLISAKYPYWNRTKGADHFFVACHDWGPYTTKLHDELRKNTIKALCNADLSEGFFIRGKDVSLPETFLRSPRRPLRDIGGRPAAQRTILAFFAGQMHGRVRPVLLKYWGNKDDDMRIYSRLPHRITRKRNYVQHMKSSKYCICPMGYEVNSPRIVEAIYYECVPVIIADHFVLPFDAALNWSTFSVVVPESDVPKLKQILLAIPESRYITLQANVKRVQKHFMWHPNPVKYDIFHMILHSVWFSRVNQIR
- the LOC103634736 gene encoding probable glycosyltransferase At5g25310 isoform X4, producing MPHHHHTNPSHPPAARKLLSWRRVVAACAVVAALALLLAAAPATEDPSRWRSYLLGPLPGDTRKETVAAAVVAGSFAGPAASTSSPSEAPLSSFGEINLSARIAPAAAPSMFLAPSSSPAEIFYDGSMEEPEHPDIKRNPPKESSPFLKEEPIFSGLPTMSSDVNGENVMDTKSVLPVTPEAPLWSTAADEELIYAKKEITNAPLTSDDPDLYAPLFRNVSIFKRSYELMERLLKVFIYHDGAKPIFHSPELKGIYASEGWFMKLMETNQNFVVRDPNTAHLFYLPYSSRQLEHNLYVPGSNTIEPLSIFVKNYIDLISAKYPYWNRTKGADHFFVACHDWGPYTTKLHDELRKNTIKALCNADLSEGFFIRGKDVSLPETFLRSPRRPLRDIGGRPAAQRTILAFFAGQMHGRVRPVLLKYWGNKDDDMRIYSRLPHRITRKRNYVQHMKSSKYCICPMGYEVNSPRIVEAIYYECVPVIIADHFVLPFDAALNWSTFSVVVPESDVPKLKQILLAIPESRYITLQANVKRVQKHFMWHPNPVKYDIFHMILHSVWFSRVNQIR
- the LOC103634736 gene encoding probable glycosyltransferase At5g03795 isoform X9, which translates into the protein MSSDVNGENVMDTKSVLPVTPEAPLWSTAADEELIYAKKEITNAPLTSDDPDLYAPLFRNVSIFKRSYELMERLLKVFIYHDGAKPIFHSPELKGIYASEGWFMKLMETNQNFVVRDPNTAHLFYLPYSSRQLEHNLYVPGSNTIEPLSIFVKNYIDLISAKYPYWNRTKGADHFFVACHDWGPYTTKLHDELRKNTIKALCNADLSEGFFIRGKDVSLPETFLRSPRRPLRDIGGRPAAQRTILAFFAGQMHGRVRPVLLKYWGNKDDDMRIYSRLPHRITRKRNYVQHMKSSKYCICPMGYEVNSPRIVEAIYYECVPVIIADHFVLPFDAALNWSTFSVVVPESDVPKLKQILLAIPESRYITLQANVKRVQKHFMWHPNPVKYDIFHMILHSVWFSRVNQIR